The following coding sequences lie in one Cyanobacterium sp. Dongsha4 genomic window:
- a CDS encoding cupin domain-containing protein: protein MIKNAQYWIEKLDLQKHPEGGYYRENYRCLDMVNNDNFLAKYNGARNASTAIYYLLLNDEFSALHLLKSDEIFHFYSGSSLDVHIINSQGDYQLIKLGNNPEENEVLQLVIPQNSWFAAAVSQPNSYSLIGCTVAPGFDFNDFTLGKKEDLLKIFPQHQTIIEKFTYE, encoded by the coding sequence ATGATCAAAAATGCTCAATATTGGATCGAAAAACTAGACCTTCAAAAACACCCAGAAGGAGGATACTATCGAGAAAATTACCGTTGTTTAGACATGGTTAATAATGATAACTTTTTAGCTAAATATAACGGTGCAAGAAATGCTAGTACCGCAATTTATTATCTTCTCCTTAATGACGAGTTTTCCGCTTTGCATCTTCTCAAGAGTGATGAGATTTTTCACTTTTATTCTGGCTCAAGTTTGGATGTTCATATTATTAACTCACAAGGAGATTATCAACTAATAAAACTGGGAAATAACCCCGAAGAAAATGAAGTTTTGCAATTAGTAATTCCTCAAAATAGTTGGTTTGCGGCGGCGGTGAGTCAACCTAATTCATATAGTTTAATTGGTTGTACTGTTGCTCCGGGTTTTGATTTTAATGATTTTACCCTTGGTAAAAAAGAAGACTTGCTAAAAATTTTTCCTCAACATCAAACAATTATTGAAAAGTTTACCTATGAATAA
- the cutA gene encoding divalent-cation tolerance protein CutA codes for MEQRKNYIVILVTTGNETEAKKIARILVEEKLAGCVNFYPVTSVYRWQNEICEDAEWQLVIKTDEQLFSTLSARIQDLHSYDVPEIIALPIVNSSMAYIQWLQDSLQKV; via the coding sequence ATGGAGCAACGGAAAAATTATATCGTCATACTTGTGACAACAGGTAATGAAACCGAAGCGAAGAAAATTGCCCGTATATTAGTGGAAGAAAAGTTAGCAGGATGTGTTAATTTTTATCCTGTGACTTCTGTTTATCGTTGGCAAAATGAAATTTGTGAAGATGCTGAATGGCAATTAGTAATCAAAACTGATGAGCAACTTTTTTCAACTTTGTCAGCCAGAATTCAAGATTTACATTCCTATGATGTGCCAGAAATTATTGCTTTACCGATAGTTAATTCTTCTATGGCATATATTCAATGGTTACAAGATAGTTTGCAAAAAGTTTAA
- a CDS encoding ParA family protein, whose product MGYIISTVNMKGGVGKTTLTVNLATCLAQGFGKKVLVLDLDAQISATLSLLPPHEFGKLRKKRKTLSYLIDLVVQPNPYAKLSIHDIITPSICDLPQLSLLPGDIELYDEYLVSEMLHQQAVKENKRNDFEWVWNNFERNLIHNILQPVIDDYDFIIMDCAPGYNLLTRSAIAASDFYILPARPEPLSLVGIQLLERRIKRLKENHQEDNPLKLQLLGVVFILSESGLFGRYDKYYDQVKRRVKQDFTIDKIFASDIPMDVNVAKAVDLFIPVTLASPNCNGSKAFYKLTQEFLGKIEAINN is encoded by the coding sequence ATGGGATATATTATCAGTACAGTAAATATGAAAGGTGGGGTTGGTAAAACCACTCTCACCGTCAACTTAGCCACTTGTTTAGCACAAGGTTTTGGTAAGAAGGTATTAGTATTAGATTTAGATGCTCAAATTAGTGCCACACTCAGCTTATTACCTCCCCATGAGTTTGGTAAATTACGTAAAAAACGTAAAACTCTTAGTTATTTGATTGATTTAGTTGTACAACCGAATCCTTACGCTAAGTTGAGTATTCATGATATTATCACTCCTTCTATATGCGATTTACCCCAATTAAGTTTGTTGCCAGGAGATATTGAATTATATGATGAGTATTTAGTCTCGGAAATGTTGCATCAACAGGCAGTAAAAGAAAATAAACGTAATGATTTTGAGTGGGTATGGAATAATTTTGAACGTAACCTAATCCATAATATTCTTCAACCGGTCATAGATGACTATGATTTTATCATCATGGACTGCGCACCGGGGTATAATTTATTAACAAGAAGTGCGATCGCAGCTAGTGACTTTTATATTTTACCAGCAAGACCAGAACCATTATCATTAGTAGGGATACAACTATTAGAAAGAAGAATTAAAAGATTAAAAGAAAATCATCAAGAAGATAATCCCCTCAAATTACAACTATTAGGTGTTGTCTTTATCTTATCCGAATCAGGTTTATTTGGACGTTATGATAAATACTATGACCAAGTAAAAAGAAGAGTTAAACAAGACTTTACCATAGACAAAATCTTTGCATCGGATATTCCTATGGATGTCAACGTTGCGAAAGCTGTTGATTTATTTATTCCTGTTACTCTAGCTTCTCCCAATTGTAACGGTTCAAAGGCTTTTTATAAATTAACTCAGGAATTTTTGGGTAAAATCGAAGCAATTAATAACTAA
- a CDS encoding glycosyltransferase family 4 protein: MSEIRKTILFIHPNFPAQFRHLGQLLGKNPLYDVFFLTKKKEGAIEGVTKIIYQPSREAKPETHHYVRPIENAVLQGQAVYRALINLKQKGFYPDIIYGHSGWGSTLFVKDIFPRALFLAYFEWFYHAIGTDADFDPNEPLTADDQARIRVKNTPILIDLYSCDRGLSPTQWQKQQFPTEYHDKITVLHDGVDTDYFQPNADNKLVIPSLNLDLSNKTEIVTYVARGMEPYRGFPQLIETIYILQKRRPQTHFVIVGQNRVAYGKQLPEGQNYRDLMLTKFPLDLTKVSFTGLLPYSEYLKVLQASSAHIYLTRPFVLSWSMLEAMATGCVVVASDTQPVKEIIVDNYNGLLVPFFEPDKIADKVEYALSHQDLMAKIREKARQTIVENYKLSDLIQKHILWIETGKLSPSTTKKKKTRGF, translated from the coding sequence ATGTCAGAAATAAGAAAAACAATACTATTTATTCATCCTAATTTTCCCGCTCAATTTCGTCACTTGGGGCAACTTTTAGGCAAAAATCCTCTCTATGATGTTTTCTTTCTCACCAAGAAAAAGGAGGGGGCAATAGAAGGAGTCACAAAAATTATTTATCAACCTTCTAGGGAGGCAAAGCCAGAAACTCATCATTATGTGCGCCCCATTGAAAATGCTGTTTTACAAGGTCAAGCTGTTTATCGTGCTTTAATTAATTTAAAACAAAAAGGGTTTTACCCTGATATTATATATGGGCATTCTGGTTGGGGCTCAACTTTATTTGTGAAGGATATTTTTCCCCGTGCCTTATTTTTGGCTTATTTTGAATGGTTTTACCACGCCATTGGCACAGATGCTGATTTTGACCCCAATGAACCTTTAACTGCTGATGATCAAGCTAGAATTAGGGTAAAGAATACTCCTATTCTAATTGATTTATATAGCTGCGATCGAGGCTTATCTCCCACTCAATGGCAAAAACAACAATTTCCAACGGAATATCACGACAAAATAACCGTTTTACATGACGGTGTTGACACAGACTATTTTCAACCTAATGCCGACAATAAGTTAGTGATTCCTAGCCTTAACTTAGACTTGAGCAATAAAACGGAAATAGTGACTTATGTAGCCAGAGGAATGGAGCCTTATCGAGGATTTCCCCAATTAATAGAAACTATTTATATTTTACAAAAACGTCGTCCTCAGACTCATTTTGTTATTGTTGGGCAAAATAGGGTAGCCTACGGAAAACAACTACCAGAGGGGCAAAACTATCGAGATTTGATGTTAACAAAATTCCCTCTTGACTTAACCAAAGTCTCCTTTACTGGTTTACTTCCCTACAGTGAATATCTGAAGGTTTTACAAGCCTCCTCTGCCCATATTTATTTAACTCGTCCTTTTGTATTATCATGGTCAATGTTAGAGGCAATGGCAACCGGTTGCGTGGTAGTTGCTTCTGATACTCAACCTGTTAAAGAAATAATTGTAGATAATTATAATGGTTTATTAGTACCTTTTTTTGAACCTGACAAAATCGCCGATAAAGTGGAATATGCTTTATCTCATCAGGATTTAATGGCCAAAATTAGAGAGAAAGCTAGACAAACTATTGTTGAAAATTACAAACTGTCTGATTTAATTCAAAAACATATTCTCTGGATTGAAACAGGAAAATTAAGCCCATCAACTACTAAAAAGAAAAAAACAAGAGGTTTTTAA
- a CDS encoding PP2C family protein-serine/threonine phosphatase — MPQILVIDDDPTIQILLKRAFSSSGYSVQIAGDGQQGVELAEKIKPALIICDWLMPKLSGLEVCQFVKKNPLLNTTFFVLMTSRVSVEDRVQGLDVGADDFICKPIDLQELKARVRAGLRLHQLSKDLEIQKQLLETELNEAAEYVSSLLPDFLDTKNTLINYIFIPSLHLGGDIFDYFFLDEQHLVFYLLDISGHGLKAALPSISILNLLRSRRLGILNYYSPCEVLYHLNNNFQMTEKNDKYFTIWYGVLNVKTGNLTYCSAGHPPCVLLVENNQKKMNPICLKTLGLPIGMFPNITYQNASINVGSLANLYLFSDGIYEVKNEQRDILGLDNFVELLCQFNNELNPILNFLKTYHNSSHFSDDLSIIHLKYSQQGLSN, encoded by the coding sequence ATGCCTCAAATTTTAGTTATTGATGATGATCCAACGATACAAATTTTGTTAAAAAGAGCTTTTTCTTCTAGTGGTTACAGTGTTCAAATAGCCGGAGATGGACAACAAGGAGTTGAGTTAGCAGAAAAAATTAAACCAGCTTTAATTATTTGTGATTGGCTAATGCCTAAATTATCAGGTTTAGAAGTATGTCAATTTGTCAAAAAAAATCCCCTATTAAATACTACATTTTTTGTCTTGATGACTTCTCGTGTTTCTGTGGAAGATAGAGTTCAAGGATTAGATGTAGGAGCTGATGATTTTATTTGTAAGCCTATTGATTTGCAAGAGTTAAAAGCGAGGGTAAGGGCTGGTTTAAGATTACATCAATTAAGTAAAGATTTAGAAATTCAAAAACAACTTTTAGAAACAGAATTGAATGAAGCCGCCGAATATGTTTCTTCTTTATTACCAGATTTTTTAGATACTAAAAATACCCTAATTAATTATATATTTATTCCTTCTTTGCATTTGGGAGGAGATATTTTTGATTACTTTTTTTTAGATGAGCAACATTTAGTTTTTTATTTATTAGATATTTCTGGACATGGATTAAAAGCGGCATTGCCTTCTATTTCTATTTTAAATTTACTTCGTTCTCGTCGCTTAGGAATATTAAATTATTATTCTCCCTGTGAAGTTTTATATCACCTCAATAATAACTTTCAAATGACGGAAAAAAATGATAAATATTTTACTATTTGGTATGGTGTTTTAAATGTTAAAACAGGTAATCTAACTTATTGTAGTGCAGGTCATCCTCCTTGCGTTTTGTTAGTAGAAAATAATCAAAAAAAAATGAACCCAATTTGTCTGAAAACTCTTGGTTTACCCATCGGAATGTTTCCTAATATTACTTATCAAAATGCTTCAATTAATGTTGGTTCTTTGGCAAATTTGTACTTGTTTAGTGATGGTATTTATGAAGTAAAAAATGAGCAAAGAGATATATTAGGGTTAGACAATTTTGTTGAATTGTTGTGTCAATTTAATAATGAGTTAAATCCCATTTTAAATTTTTTAAAAACTTATCACAACTCATCTCATTTTTCGGATGATTTATCTATTATTCATTTGAAATATTCTCAACAAGGTTTATCTAATTAA
- the rsmD gene encoding 16S rRNA (guanine(966)-N(2))-methyltransferase RsmD produces MRIYGNREIKTLSGRDTRPTTAKVREALFNIWCDRILDATWLDLCAGNGTMGAEALCRGVKEVVGIEKSSSACQIIRENWRKVATNDQNFRVLRGDVLNRLKNLQGKKFDCIYFDPPYELDIYNSVLDLILEYELLAENGQIAVEYDPKKSVVKQKQNLDLLQTKIYGNTALNFYSNLLPDA; encoded by the coding sequence ATGCGTATTTATGGTAACAGAGAAATTAAAACCTTGTCAGGAAGGGATACTCGCCCTACCACCGCAAAAGTGAGAGAAGCATTATTTAATATTTGGTGCGATCGCATCTTAGATGCAACTTGGCTGGATTTGTGTGCAGGAAATGGTACAATGGGGGCGGAAGCCCTATGTCGAGGAGTAAAAGAAGTTGTAGGAATCGAAAAATCTTCTTCTGCTTGTCAAATTATCCGAGAAAACTGGCGAAAAGTAGCTACTAATGACCAAAATTTTAGAGTTTTAAGAGGCGATGTTTTAAATAGACTAAAAAATTTACAGGGGAAAAAATTTGATTGTATTTACTTCGATCCTCCTTATGAATTAGACATATATAATAGTGTTTTAGACCTAATCTTAGAATACGAATTACTAGCAGAAAATGGACAAATAGCAGTAGAATATGACCCTAAAAAATCAGTTGTTAAGCAAAAACAAAACCTTGATTTATTACAAACAAAAATATATGGAAACACCGCTCTTAATTTTTATTCAAATCTGCTACCAGATGCTTGA
- a CDS encoding DUF1868 domain-containing protein: MDGNYQDYINRVVQMTLPSNYKQQVKNIQSSPKFVEGKAVDFPGFSVITPPEKEEANNKKFYSYLQEIQTQITQELPENLFLPVPPPSFHLTIADLIWDTSYTNAVKENPNFDHLLISEIDKIFHEYAQLNPEINTLELEVLGLSIFPRAIAVCLAPTEDSYNPIIKLRQLIYQNEQIIKLGIEQQYDFVGHITLGYFDKVEDNIDREQVELVITKTNDQLVSKSLPAFKLSQWELRKFTDMTNFIREQNWASIKVSN, from the coding sequence ATGGATGGCAATTATCAAGATTATATAAACAGAGTTGTGCAAATGACTCTCCCTAGCAACTACAAACAACAAGTTAAAAATATTCAATCATCGCCCAAGTTTGTGGAAGGTAAAGCCGTAGATTTTCCTGGTTTTAGCGTCATTACCCCTCCTGAGAAGGAAGAAGCTAATAACAAGAAATTTTATAGTTATTTACAAGAAATTCAAACTCAAATTACTCAGGAATTACCAGAGAATTTATTTTTACCAGTACCGCCACCAAGTTTTCATTTAACCATAGCAGATTTAATTTGGGATACTAGCTATACTAATGCAGTGAAAGAAAATCCAAATTTTGATCATTTACTAATATCAGAAATTGATAAAATTTTTCACGAATATGCCCAATTAAATCCCGAAATTAATACCTTAGAATTAGAAGTCTTAGGCTTATCTATATTTCCTCGTGCGATCGCAGTTTGTTTAGCACCAACAGAAGATAGTTATAATCCTATCATTAAACTAAGACAATTGATTTATCAAAACGAGCAAATTATTAAATTAGGAATTGAGCAACAATATGATTTTGTAGGACATATTACCCTCGGCTATTTTGACAAAGTAGAGGACAATATTGACCGAGAGCAAGTAGAATTAGTAATCACAAAAACAAATGATCAATTAGTATCAAAAAGCCTTCCTGCTTTTAAATTAAGCCAGTGGGAATTAAGAAAATTTACTGATATGACTAATTTTATTAGAGAACAAAATTGGGCTAGTATAAAAGTAAGTAACTAA
- a CDS encoding GspE/PulE family protein → MTQTPISSASKEKLKTALVSPDYFNPFGNKLIQAGYIDKEDLKRALVQVRNTKQPLVKVLEQITHKALSPELVRQYKQHQLFELKILYGVDCVDPESEEIAADQMTDLIESIMGVQVCRRHKLLPLRRLEGEPPVIVIAMVNPDDLQALDDVKKILRAKGLGLQRIVITEEDFDKLINKFYEEDKQRQKREEELKERQKLDQLGDVSDIVDDLDQDLDEAEDENPDGDLTSNDANQAPIIKLVNKILIKALQEGASDIHVEPQETRMRVRLRKDGVLREYFTLPKHITTAVVARFKIMAELDIAERRLPQDGKIRRVFQGRNVDFRVNCLPSRYGEKVCLRILDNSATQLGLDFLISDEETLAKVRDIASRPFGLILVTGPTGSGKSTTLYSVLAERNDPGVNISTAEDPIEYALEGITQVQVIREKGMDFASILRAFLRQDPDIILVGETRDAETAKTAIEAALTGHLVLTTLHTNDAAGAIARLDEMGVEPFMISGALLGVLAQRLMRRVCSECKVAYTPSKEELARFGLSVSGEESVTFYKANTLSGEVLQQAQANGTVCQKCGGGGYKGRVGVYEFMVMSEELQKLINRGATTDMIKEKAVEEGMVTILAYSLNLVRQGHTTLEEVERVTFTDSGLEAELKAKRKSSLTCSGCGAELQQEWLDCPYCMTPRFSE, encoded by the coding sequence ATGACTCAAACTCCTATTTCTTCTGCTTCTAAAGAAAAACTCAAAACAGCCTTAGTAAGTCCAGATTATTTCAATCCCTTCGGAAATAAGCTAATTCAAGCAGGTTACATTGATAAGGAAGATTTAAAAAGGGCGTTGGTACAAGTGAGAAATACTAAACAACCTTTGGTTAAAGTCCTAGAACAAATTACCCATAAGGCTTTGTCTCCTGAGTTAGTACGACAGTACAAACAACATCAACTTTTTGAGTTAAAAATCCTTTATGGGGTTGATTGTGTTGACCCAGAGTCGGAAGAAATAGCGGCGGATCAAATGACCGATTTAATCGAGTCTATTATGGGAGTTCAGGTTTGTCGTCGTCATAAACTTTTACCCTTGCGTCGCCTTGAAGGTGAACCGCCTGTAATTGTGATTGCTATGGTTAATCCTGATGATTTACAGGCGTTAGATGATGTCAAAAAAATATTACGAGCAAAAGGTCTTGGCTTACAAAGAATTGTTATTACCGAAGAAGATTTTGATAAGTTAATTAATAAGTTTTATGAAGAAGATAAGCAAAGACAAAAAAGGGAAGAGGAGTTAAAAGAAAGGCAAAAATTAGATCAGTTAGGGGATGTTAGCGATATTGTCGATGACTTGGATCAGGATTTAGATGAAGCTGAAGACGAAAATCCAGATGGTGATTTGACTTCTAATGATGCTAATCAAGCTCCTATTATCAAGTTAGTTAATAAAATTCTCATCAAGGCTTTACAAGAGGGAGCATCAGATATTCATGTTGAACCCCAAGAAACCAGAATGAGGGTGCGTTTACGCAAAGACGGGGTTTTAAGGGAATATTTTACTCTGCCTAAACATATTACAACTGCGGTGGTAGCTCGTTTCAAAATTATGGCTGAGTTGGATATTGCGGAACGGCGTTTACCTCAAGATGGCAAGATTCGTCGGGTGTTTCAGGGAAGAAATGTGGATTTTCGGGTCAACTGTTTGCCCAGTCGTTATGGTGAAAAGGTCTGTTTAAGGATTTTAGATAATTCGGCTACTCAATTAGGTTTAGACTTTTTAATCTCTGATGAGGAAACATTGGCAAAAGTTAGAGATATTGCTAGTCGTCCTTTTGGTTTAATTCTGGTTACAGGTCCTACGGGTTCGGGTAAATCCACAACTCTCTATTCTGTTTTGGCGGAAAGAAATGATCCGGGGGTAAACATCAGCACTGCAGAAGACCCCATTGAATATGCTTTGGAAGGAATCACTCAGGTGCAGGTAATCCGAGAAAAAGGTATGGATTTTGCTTCGATTCTTCGGGCTTTCCTCAGACAAGACCCTGATATTATTCTGGTGGGGGAAACACGGGACGCTGAAACGGCAAAAACTGCGATCGAAGCCGCTTTGACTGGACACTTGGTTTTAACCACTCTACATACTAATGATGCCGCAGGTGCGATCGCACGTTTGGATGAAATGGGGGTTGAACCCTTTATGATTTCTGGTGCATTGTTAGGAGTTTTAGCACAAAGATTAATGCGAAGAGTTTGTAGTGAGTGTAAAGTTGCCTATACACCTAGTAAAGAAGAATTAGCCCGTTTTGGTTTGTCTGTATCTGGGGAAGAATCTGTGACTTTTTATAAAGCCAATACCTTGTCAGGAGAAGTCCTACAACAAGCCCAAGCTAATGGCACGGTGTGCCAAAAATGTGGTGGTGGTGGCTATAAAGGGCGTGTGGGTGTTTATGAGTTTATGGTGATGAGTGAAGAGTTACAAAAACTAATTAACCGAGGGGCAACCACTGATATGATTAAAGAAAAGGCTGTTGAAGAAGGAATGGTAACGATTTTAGCCTATAGTTTAAATTTAGTTCGTCAAGGTCATACTACCCTAGAAGAAGTTGAAAGGGTAACATTTACTGATTCTGGTTTGGAAGCGGAATTAAAAGCTAAACGAAAATCATCTTTAACCTGTAGTGGCTGTGGAGCAGAATTACAACAGGAATGGTTAGATTGCCCTTATTGTATGACTCCTCGCTTCAGTGAGTAG
- a CDS encoding precorrin-8X methylmutase, translated as MTELSNPIIEKSFAIIDNIIGNHDLSAKEYNIVRRIIHTTADFDYLNLFYCSNNAINTAILALQNKTPIVTDVSMVKEGIKNMVRKTHQNQIIVAVKQAKTPESGQTLTETGLLKCCLDYPSAVYVIGNAPTALIALCKQIEEQKIQPALVIGVPVGFVNVLESKEYLSQLSIPQMQIKGNKGGSTVAAAIINALLVMSYKDSGIFDR; from the coding sequence TTGACTGAATTAAGTAATCCTATTATCGAAAAAAGTTTTGCTATTATTGATAACATAATTGGCAATCATGACTTGTCTGCAAAGGAGTATAATATTGTCCGCCGCATTATTCATACTACAGCAGATTTTGACTACCTAAATTTATTTTACTGTAGTAACAACGCCATTAATACAGCCATACTCGCCTTACAAAATAAAACTCCCATTGTCACTGATGTGAGTATGGTAAAAGAAGGTATTAAGAATATGGTAAGGAAAACTCACCAAAATCAAATTATTGTAGCAGTAAAACAGGCTAAAACGCCCGAATCTGGTCAAACTCTCACAGAAACGGGTTTATTAAAATGTTGCCTTGATTACCCTAGTGCTGTTTATGTAATCGGAAATGCTCCAACTGCTTTAATAGCTTTATGTAAACAGATTGAGGAACAAAAAATTCAACCTGCTTTAGTTATTGGTGTGCCTGTGGGATTTGTAAATGTGTTGGAATCAAAAGAATATCTATCTCAATTAAGTATTCCTCAAATGCAAATCAAAGGTAATAAAGGAGGCTCTACGGTGGCCGCCGCCATCATTAACGCCTTACTGGTTATGAGTTATAAGGATTCAGGAATATTTGATAGGTAA